DNA from Parageobacillus thermoglucosidasius:
GCCAAAGCGCTTGTTACGCATCAATTTACTATTGATCAATGGGATGAAGCGTACAGGGTCATTAAAAATGGAGAAGCCATCAAAGTATTGTTAACACCTATCGATTGATTAGTTTTATTGAATTCAAATAAAAATAAAAAAGCTGTGTCCTTGTGTAACCATATTTATATAAAATTCAAAGAGCTATGCAAAATTGAGTCAAACGTTTTCTGGCTGCCCAGAGAAATTCAATTAAAAATAAAAGGCGGTCGGGATTATGATTGAAAAGATTCTTGATTTTGGGCTTGGACCATATGGGAGAATGGTTGGAGATTTTTATGTGGAGCATCAGATGTTAATTAACACCATTGTTGTCGGTGTAGCATTAGCCTCTAAATTTTATTTTAAACAAAGAAAGCCGTCTATCCAACCAAATCTTTCCGTTGAGGCTGCAGAAACTGATGAAAGATGAGCAGAGTAGGAAGGAAGTAAAAATGAATGAGGGCACTAAAGTTATATGGAAAAAGGGATTTACGATACGAGGAAGCGGAAGAACCGTTTATTGAAAAAAATGATGAGGTTATTATAAAAGTAAAAGCGGCAGGCATTTGTGGCTCTGATTTATCAAGATATGCTAAGCTAGGTCCATATATTGAAGGAATGGTATGGGGACATGAGTTTAGCGGTGAAGTAGCTGCAATCGGCTCTGGCGTTCATCATGTTAAAATCGGGGACCGCGTAGCAGCATGCCCTGCACTTTATTGTGGAAAGTGTGAAAGCTGTAAAAAAGGATTACTGTCACAATGCGAAAAATTAACAGTGATTGGAGCTAGATATCCTGGAGCATTTGCAGAATATGTAAAGCTTCCTAGAGAAAATGTACTTTCTATACCTGAAACAATTGATTTTGATACGGCGACATTTATAGAACCTTCAGCTGTAGTGGCACATGGATTTTACCGAACTAGAACACAGCCCGGTGCAGATGTTGCAGTAGTGGGCTGCGGGAGTATTGGATTATTAGCTGTTCAGTGGGCAAAAATTTTCGGTGCTAGTAAGGTTTATGCCATCGATATTGATAATAAGAAATTAGATATTGCAAAAGAAGTCGGTGCGGATGTTGTTATTCATGCAGTTGAAAAAACAGCTTATGAACAGTTAATGGAATTAACTGATGGAAATGGAGTTGATTTAGTTATTGAATCAGCTGGTTCTCCTATTACATCTGCTCAAGTGTTTGCGTTAGCCAAAAAAGGAGGAGAAGTTTTGTTTTTAGGTATCCCATACTCGGATGTAAACATCGAGCGATTTTATTTTGAAAAAATTGTAAGAAATGAATTAACTGTACTAGGATCTTGGAATGCTATCTCAGCTCCATTCCCTGGAAGAGAGTGGAGCACAACAATCGAATGCATGAGCAAGGGACTAATTAATGTAAGGCCATTAATAACTCACCGTGTTCCTCTTTCACAGGGACCAGAGATTTTTGAAAGAATAACAAATAAAAACGGATTTTTTGGAAAAGTACTGTTCTATCCAGAAATACAATAACGAACAATGAATGAGTCGGTACCCAATATTATAGTTTTGGGTACCGACTTTTTTACCGATACCGCTCCAACTGGGCGAAAAAGTCTTTGACGAATTGATAAAACACTTTAACGGATGGGGCAAGTTCGTGGTGATCGGAGATGATAATGCCGACGTTTCTTTTCACTTGCGGCATTTCGATCGGCACTTTGACGGCAAAGCGCAACACTGTTTCATAAAAGGCGCTTTCCGGAAGCAGCGTGACGCCGATTCCTGCTGAGACAAGCCCTTTGATCGCGTCCAAATCTTCTCCTTCTGACGAGATGACAGGGGAAAATCCGGCTTGGTGGCAGGCATCGAGCACCATTTGATGCAATACGTATCCTTCCGGAAATGTAACGAACGGATCGTTGCGCAACTCATTTAATACTAAACTGCTTCGTTTGGCGAGAGGGTGGCTGCTTGGCAGAAGGGCGGCAAACGATTCAGAAAATAAAATTTCCCCTTTAATCCCTACTTCTCTAGTGGGAACAGGTCCGAGAAACGCCAAATCGATTTCACGTTTTTTCACCGCTTCGATTAAATATTTGTAAGATCCTTGCCGCAAATGGAATGAAACGTTCGGGTGTTTTTCTTTAAAAGCAGAAATGACCATTGGCATCGTATGGCTTGCGAGGCTCGTCGGAAAGCCGATTTTGATCGTTCCTCGTTCCGGGTCTAAATATTCTTCAATTTGCTGTTTAGCATAATCGATGGCTTTTAGCGCGGTTTCCACATGCGGCAAAAAATGGCGGCCAACAGGGGTCAGTTTAACATTTCTCCCTTCCCGTTCAAACAGCTGCACGCCAAGTTCGGCTTCTAAATTAGCAATTTGCCTGCTAATCGCAGATTGTGCGACATGAAGCGCTTCCGCCGCCTCAGAAACGTGCTCCCGTTTGGCGACTTCTAAAAAATATTGAAGTTGTCTTAGCTCCATCTTTTCGCCCTCCCTGCTATTTATCGCAAAATGAGATTAATTTAATCTAAATTATATATTGTTTATATTATTTTTGAAAATTACAATTATATGTACGGAGTTAAATGGAACGGGAGGGAAGCAAAATGAAACATTATGGACTGCCGAAAGCGCAAGGGCTTTACCGTCCTGAATTTGAGCATGACGCGTGCGGCATCGGCTTTTATGCCCATTTAAAAGGAAAGCCGTCCCACGATATTATAAAAAAAGGCCTTCATATGCTCCGCCAGCTTGAACACCGCGGCGGGCAAGGAAGCGACCCGCAAACAGGCGATGGCGCGGGAATTATGGTACAAATCCCGCACGAATATTTTAAAGTGGCGTGCGGAAAATTGAAGCTTCCGCCAAAAGGGCGCTACGGCGTAGGCATGGTGTTTTTGCCGGAAGATGAGGAAAGACGGACGTATTATGAAACAGAGTTTAATAAAATTATTGAAAAAGAGGGGCAGACGCTGTTAGGGTGGCGGACTGTGCCTGTAAATATCGAAAAACTCGGAAAACTCGCAAAGCAAAGCAAACCGTTCATCCGCCAAGTGTTTATCGGAGCGAGCGACGATATTCAAGATGAGCTTGCGTTTGAGCGGAAGCTGTATGTCATTCGCAAGCAGGCGGAAAAACTTGTTCAAAATAATGAATGTTACTTCGCCAGCCTCTCCAGCCGGACGATCGTATATAAAGGATTGCTGACGCCTGAGCAATTGGACGAATTTTACGTCGATTTGCAGGATGAACGGTTTCAATCAGCGTTTGCTCTTGTGCATTCGCGCTTTAGCACGAACACGTTCCCAAGCTGGGAAAGAGCGCATCCAAACCGTTATTTAATTCATAACGGCGAAATCAACACGCTGAGAGGAAACGTCAACTGGATGATGGCGCGGGAAAAGCAGTTCGCATCCGAACTTTTCGGTGAGGATTTGCGGAAAATTACGCCGATTTTAGATATGAACGGCAGTGACTCATCCATTTTAGATAACGCGTTTGAATTTTTTGTCTTAGCCGGGAAAAAATTGGCGCATGCGGCGATGATGCTCATTCCGGAACCATGGTTCTGGGACAACGAAATGGACGACGACAAAAAAGCGTTCTACGAATACCACAGCTGTTTAATGGAGCCGTGGGACGGCCCGACGGCGATTTCGTTTACGGACGGAAAACAGATTGGCGCGATTTTGGACCGCAACGGGCTGCGGCCGGCCCGCTATTATGTGACGAAAGACGACTATATTATTTTCTCGTCGGAAGTCGGCGTCATTGATGTCGATCCGAACAACGTGCTATATAAGGACCGGTTAAGCCCAGGGAAAATGCTTTTAGTCGACTTAGAACAAGGCCGGATCATTTCCGATGAGGAAATTAAACAAGAAATCGCCAAAGAAAAGCCGTACCGTAAATGGCTGAACGAACAAATGATAACGCTCGACGAGCTCGATATTCCGGAAGATACGGAGCCTGTCGAAAACCTTGTCACATTGCAAAAAGCGTTCGGTTATACGTATGAAGATGTGGAAAAAACGATCGTCGCAATGGTGAAGGAAGGAAAAGACCCGACCGGAGCGATGGGCAATGACGCGCCGCTCGCGGTGTTGTCAGACCGCCCGCAAAGCTTGTTTAACTATTTTAAACAGCTGTTTGCGCAAGTTACCAACCCGCCGATTGACGCGATTCGCGAATATATTGTGACATCGACGATGACGCTTCTCGGCAAAGAAGGAAATATTCTTCATCCGGATGCATCGGCCGCCCGCCGCATTCGCTTAGATACGCCGATTCTTTCCAACGAAGAGCTCGCTGCGTTGAAGGCAAATCCGTATCCTGAGTTTAAATGTGTGACGATTCCGGCATTATTTACTGACGATTTGCAAAAAGCGCTTGACGAAATGTTTGAAAAAGCGGAAAAGGCGATGGAAAACGGCGCGGTGCTTCTTGTGTTGTCTGACCGAGGCGTTGACGAACAGCATGTCGCCATTCCGGCGCTGCTGGCTACAAGCGCGCTTCATCAACATCTTGTTCGAAAAGGAACGCGCACAAATGTAAGCATTATTGTCGAGTGCGGCGAAGCGCGGGAAGTGCATCATTTTGCTGCTTTAATCGGATATGGCGCGGATGCGGTGAATCCGTACTTAGCGCTCGAGACCATTCGCAATGCGACGGAAAGCGGGGTTCTTTCGCTTTCTTATCGCGAAGCGGTGAACAAATATAAAAAGGTCGTTACCGATGGCGTCGTCAAAGTGATGTCGAAAATGGGAATTTCGACGGTGCAAAGCTACCGCGGCGCGCAAATTTTCGAAGCGGTCGGCATCGGCGAAGAAGTGATTGAACAATATTTCACAGGCACGGCATCGCAAATCGGCGGCATCGGCTTGGCTGAAATCGCCAAAGAAGCGAAAATGCGCCATGCAGCTGCATTCCTAACGACATACAAAGACGATACGTTAGATCCTGGCAGCGAGCTGCAATGGCGGTGGAACGGGGAGCATCACGCGTTCAATCCGAAAACGATCCACTTACTTCAATGGGCGTGCCGGAAAAACGATTATCAGCTTTATAAAGAATATTCAAAACTGGCAAATGAAGAACGCATGACGTTTTTGCGAAATTTGTTTGATTTTGATGAAACGAGGGCTCCGGTTCCGATTGAGGAAGTCGAGCCGGTTGAATCGATTGTGCGCCGCTTTAAAACAGGAGCGATGTCCTACGGTTCATTGAGCAAAGAAGCGCATGAAGCGTTGGCGATTGCGATGAACCGCATCGGCGGAAAAAGCAACAGCGGCGAGGGTGGAGAAGATCCGAGCCGTTACGTGCCGGATGACAACGGTGATTTGCGCAGAAGCGCGATTAAACAGATCGCTTCTGGCCGTTTTGGCGTTAAAAGCCATTATTTAGTCAACGCCGATGAATTGCAAATCAAAATGGCCCAAGGGGCAAAACCAGGCGAAGGCGGGCAGCTGCCTGCCAATAAAGTCTATCCGTGGATTGGAAAAGTGCGCGGATCTACGCCGGGAGTGGAATTGATTTCCCCTCCTCCGCACCATGATATTTATTCGATTGAAGACTTGGCGCAGCTTATTTACGATTTGAAAAACGCCAATCGGGACGCGCGCATCAGCGTGAAGCTTGTTTCGAAAGCAGGCGTCGGCACGATTGCGGCTGGTGTTGCGAAAGGAAACGCCGATGTCATTGTCATCAGCGGCTATGAAGGTGGAACAGGGGCATCGCCGAAAACGAGCATTAAGCATGCCGGGCTTCCGTGGGAGCTTGGCCTTGCGGAAACGCACCAAACGTTAATGTTAAACGGCTTGCGTGACCGCGTCGTGCTTGAAACAGATGGAAAATTAATGACAGGCCGCGATGTCGTGATGGCCGCGCTGTTTGGCGCTGAAGAATTCGGGTTTGCCACAGCACCGCTTGTCGTTTTAGGCTGTGTGATGATGCGGGCATGCCACCTTGATACATGTCCGGTTGGCGTGGCGACGCAAAACCCGGAACTTCGCAAAAAGTTTATGGGAAAACCGGAGCACGTGATCAACTTCATGTATTTTGTCGCCCAAGAAGTGCGGGAAATTATGGCGCGTCTCGGCTTCCGCACGATAGACGAAATGGTCGGAAGAGTCGATGTCTTAAAAGTGAGCGAGCGCGCGAAAAAACACTGGAAAGCGAAACATTTGGACTTATCGCGTTTGCTTTACCAAGCGGATGGCCCACGGACGTTTGCCCGCCCGCAGCAGCATAAAATCGAACAAACGCTGGATTACAACGAAATTTTGCCAGCGGCAGCGCCTGCGTTAGAGCGGAAAGAGAAAGTCGAGCTTCATCTTCCGATTCGAAATGTCCATCGCGCCGTCGGAACGATTACAGGAAGCGAAATATCGAAACGGTACGGCGAAGAAGGGCTTCCGGAAGATACGATCCGTCTCCATTTCACAGGTTCTGCCGGACAAAGCTTTGCCGCTTTCGTGCCAAAAGGAATGACGATGACGCTTGTCGGCGATGCGAACGATTATATCGGCAAAGGGCTTTCCGGCGGAAAAGTGATCGTCCGTCCGCCAGAAGAAGCGTCGTTCGCTTCTGCGGATAACGTCATTATCGGCAATGTCGCTTTCTATGGAGCGACGGAAGGAGAAGCATATATCCGCGGGCGCGCCGGCGAGCGGTTCTGCGTGCGGAACAGCGGTGTGAATGCGGTGGTTGAAGGCGTCGGCGACCACGGCTGTGAGTATATGACAGGTGGGCGTGTCGTGATTCTCGGTTCCGTCGGGAAAAACTTCGCGGCCGGAATGTCCGGAGGAATCGCTTATGTGCTGGCTGACGATGAAAACAAATGGCAAAGAACGGCGAATAAAGAATTAGTGCTGTTTGAACGCCTCGAAGAGGAAGATGAGATAAACGAAGTGCGGCAAATGATTGAAAGACATTATCAATATACCGGAAGCGGAAAAGCTGCTCATATATTGGCGCACTGGGATGAGTATATCGGGAAATTTGTGAAAGTAATTCCGAGAAACTATAAACTGATGATCGAAACGATCAAATTGATGGAACAATCCGGGCTTTCTCAAGATGAGGCGATGATGGCCGCCTTTGAAGCAGTGGCGAAACGAAAAAAAGCCGCGGTAAACGAATCAATGGTATTACAAGCGGTCGCTAAATAGGCGATCGCTTCCTCGTTCATTTTTTCGCGAAAAGGAGGGTGAGACAATGGGGAAAATCACTGGATTTATGGAATATACGCGCGAAGAAGAAACAAAACGTGACCCGCTTTCTCGCCTGGAGGATTGGAAAGAATATGCGTTTCCGTTTTCGGATGGAGTCCTGGCAAGACAAGGCGCCCGCTGCATGGACTGCGGGACTCCGTTTTGCCATATGGGATTGGAGCTAAACGGTTTAACATCGGGCTGCCCGATTCATAATTTAATTCCGGAATGGAACGATTTAGTCTACCGGGGCCGATGGAAAGAAGCGCTTGAGCGGCTGTTGAAAACGAACAATTTCCCGGAATTTACCGGACGGGTTTGCCCGGCGCCATGCGAAGGCTCCTGTACGGTAGCGATTTCCGACCCGGCTGTCGCCATCAAAGGCATCGAGCGGGCGATTATTGATAAAGGATTTGCCGAAGGATGGATTCAGCCGCGGATTCCGCAAAAACGAACAGGAAAAAAAGTGGCGGTTGTCGGGTCCGGCCCTGCCGGCCTCGCCTGCGCCGACCAGCTTAACCAAGCGGGCCATTCGGTGACGGTATACGAACGGGCTGACCGCATTGGCGGGTTATTAATGTATGGCATTCCAAATATGAAACTGGAAAAAGAAGTTGTTGAGCGGAGAGTGCGGCTTTTGGAACAAGAGGGGATTACGTTTGTCACCAATACGGAAGTCGGAAAAGACATCACCGCCGAAGAGCTGCGCTCCCAATATGACGCCGTCGTATTATGCATCGGCGCGCAGAAGCACCGTGATCTTGTGATTGAAGGAAGAGAGCTTGAGGGCGTTCATTTTGCGATGGATTATTTAACAGGCGTAACGAAAAGCTTGCTTGACTCGAATTTTGCCGACGGCAACTTCATTGACGCGAAAGACAAACACGTCATTGTGATCGGCGGCGGCGATACAGGAGCGGACTGTGTCGCGACTGCGTTGCGGCAAGGATGCAAAAGCGTCGTGCAGTTCGGCAAACACCCGGCCTTGCCGAAAGAACGGTCGGAAAACAATCCGTGGCCGCAATATCCGCTTGTATTCACGCTTGATTACGCCTATGAAGAAGCGAAGGCAAAATTTGGCGCCGATCCGCGGCAATATTGCATTCAGACGAAAAAAATCGTCGGCGACGAATACGGGCGTGTCAAAGAGCTGCATACGATCCAAATGGAAAAAATCGTCGACGAAAACGGAAAAGCGATATTTAAAGAAATTCCGGGCACGGAACAAGTTTGGCCATGCGATTTAGTCTTTATCGCGATCGGCTTTGAAGGACCGGAACAGTCGATTTTGCAGCAATTCGGCGTTGAAACGGTCAACAACAAAGTCAAAGCGCCGTACGGCAAATATACGACAAACGTCGAAGGAGTATTTGCAGCCGGAGACGCCCGCAGAGGCCAAAGCTTAATCGTCTGGGCGATCCATGAAGGACGGGAAGCGGCAAGAGAAGTCGACCGCTTCTTGATGGGCACGACGAATTTGCCGTAATGACGAATTCCTCTTGAAAACCATTCGTTTTCAAGAGGAATTTTTTATAGAAAAAGCGAATGTTAATATTATCTGAGGCGATTAAGTTGTTGGGGGGATGGATATATGGATATCGTTGATCCATCTAGGAGAGAAGTTTGGCAGCGCTTTGTGCGTGAAGGCATATTGGACCAGGCAAGAATGAATAAAAGGATCGCGGAATCATGGTATCTCTGCCGCCAGAATAACGTGAACCCGTTTGACGGAAAGGGAAAGATTATTTTAGCGGCTCCATTGCTTGCGGAAAGAAAAAAACGGAATCAGCGATTGCTTCATATTGCCATGCCGATTTTAGAAAAGCTGCAAAAATATTTTCAAGAAACGAAATCTATTCTTCTACTTATTGATCCAGAAGGTTATGTTTTATATGCAAAAGGAAATCAACAGGCAATGGAAATGGCTGAGGCGATAAAATTTGTCGAAGGAGTAAAATGGACAGAAGACGAAGTCGGCACAAATGCGATTGGCACGTCTTTAAGAATTCGCGAGCCTATTACAATTGCAGGATTAGACCATTATTCCGTTGCCTCCCATCAATGGTGTTGTTCCGCAGCCCCTATTTATGATGAAAATAGAGAACTTGCCGGAATCATCGACGTTTCATACCCCGTCAATCACTATCCGTTTCATGACCATGTTTTAGCCACTGTTGTTGCTGCAGCATATACCATCGAACAACAGTTCCATATGCAAGCGAAAGAAGATGAATTAGAGCTGCTGAAACATGCTTGTAATATGAAAAATCCCGATTCCCCCGTCGTTATATGCAATAATAAAGGAAATATTGTATGGGTTAGCCGTTGTTTACGCACTTCCTTTTCCAACATGCTTGATCAATCATTGGAAAATGTTTGCGGCGATCATTGGGTGATCAAGTCAAAAACTCCGATTTATTCTTCGGTCCATCATGATATGATTGGTTACCGGGTTATGCTTCAGAAGACAGAAAATCATGATTTCAACTTTATTTCAACGACTTTTCATTTTGCGGGAGTGATAGGCAAAAGTGCTGCATTTGCAAATGTTATAAAGAGTTGTGAAAAAGTAGCAAAAACAGATGCCACTGTTCACATAACCGGAGAAACGGGAACAGGGAAAGAATTAATTGCCCGCGCGA
Protein-coding regions in this window:
- a CDS encoding galactitol-1-phosphate 5-dehydrogenase yields the protein MRALKLYGKRDLRYEEAEEPFIEKNDEVIIKVKAAGICGSDLSRYAKLGPYIEGMVWGHEFSGEVAAIGSGVHHVKIGDRVAACPALYCGKCESCKKGLLSQCEKLTVIGARYPGAFAEYVKLPRENVLSIPETIDFDTATFIEPSAVVAHGFYRTRTQPGADVAVVGCGSIGLLAVQWAKIFGASKVYAIDIDNKKLDIAKEVGADVVIHAVEKTAYEQLMELTDGNGVDLVIESAGSPITSAQVFALAKKGGEVLFLGIPYSDVNIERFYFEKIVRNELTVLGSWNAISAPFPGREWSTTIECMSKGLINVRPLITHRVPLSQGPEIFERITNKNGFFGKVLFYPEIQ
- a CDS encoding LysR family transcriptional regulator is translated as MELRQLQYFLEVAKREHVSEAAEALHVAQSAISRQIANLEAELGVQLFEREGRNVKLTPVGRHFLPHVETALKAIDYAKQQIEEYLDPERGTIKIGFPTSLASHTMPMVISAFKEKHPNVSFHLRQGSYKYLIEAVKKREIDLAFLGPVPTREVGIKGEILFSESFAALLPSSHPLAKRSSLVLNELRNDPFVTFPEGYVLHQMVLDACHQAGFSPVISSEGEDLDAIKGLVSAGIGVTLLPESAFYETVLRFAVKVPIEMPQVKRNVGIIISDHHELAPSVKVFYQFVKDFFAQLERYR
- the gltB gene encoding glutamate synthase large subunit, giving the protein MKHYGLPKAQGLYRPEFEHDACGIGFYAHLKGKPSHDIIKKGLHMLRQLEHRGGQGSDPQTGDGAGIMVQIPHEYFKVACGKLKLPPKGRYGVGMVFLPEDEERRTYYETEFNKIIEKEGQTLLGWRTVPVNIEKLGKLAKQSKPFIRQVFIGASDDIQDELAFERKLYVIRKQAEKLVQNNECYFASLSSRTIVYKGLLTPEQLDEFYVDLQDERFQSAFALVHSRFSTNTFPSWERAHPNRYLIHNGEINTLRGNVNWMMAREKQFASELFGEDLRKITPILDMNGSDSSILDNAFEFFVLAGKKLAHAAMMLIPEPWFWDNEMDDDKKAFYEYHSCLMEPWDGPTAISFTDGKQIGAILDRNGLRPARYYVTKDDYIIFSSEVGVIDVDPNNVLYKDRLSPGKMLLVDLEQGRIISDEEIKQEIAKEKPYRKWLNEQMITLDELDIPEDTEPVENLVTLQKAFGYTYEDVEKTIVAMVKEGKDPTGAMGNDAPLAVLSDRPQSLFNYFKQLFAQVTNPPIDAIREYIVTSTMTLLGKEGNILHPDASAARRIRLDTPILSNEELAALKANPYPEFKCVTIPALFTDDLQKALDEMFEKAEKAMENGAVLLVLSDRGVDEQHVAIPALLATSALHQHLVRKGTRTNVSIIVECGEAREVHHFAALIGYGADAVNPYLALETIRNATESGVLSLSYREAVNKYKKVVTDGVVKVMSKMGISTVQSYRGAQIFEAVGIGEEVIEQYFTGTASQIGGIGLAEIAKEAKMRHAAAFLTTYKDDTLDPGSELQWRWNGEHHAFNPKTIHLLQWACRKNDYQLYKEYSKLANEERMTFLRNLFDFDETRAPVPIEEVEPVESIVRRFKTGAMSYGSLSKEAHEALAIAMNRIGGKSNSGEGGEDPSRYVPDDNGDLRRSAIKQIASGRFGVKSHYLVNADELQIKMAQGAKPGEGGQLPANKVYPWIGKVRGSTPGVELISPPPHHDIYSIEDLAQLIYDLKNANRDARISVKLVSKAGVGTIAAGVAKGNADVIVISGYEGGTGASPKTSIKHAGLPWELGLAETHQTLMLNGLRDRVVLETDGKLMTGRDVVMAALFGAEEFGFATAPLVVLGCVMMRACHLDTCPVGVATQNPELRKKFMGKPEHVINFMYFVAQEVREIMARLGFRTIDEMVGRVDVLKVSERAKKHWKAKHLDLSRLLYQADGPRTFARPQQHKIEQTLDYNEILPAAAPALERKEKVELHLPIRNVHRAVGTITGSEISKRYGEEGLPEDTIRLHFTGSAGQSFAAFVPKGMTMTLVGDANDYIGKGLSGGKVIVRPPEEASFASADNVIIGNVAFYGATEGEAYIRGRAGERFCVRNSGVNAVVEGVGDHGCEYMTGGRVVILGSVGKNFAAGMSGGIAYVLADDENKWQRTANKELVLFERLEEEDEINEVRQMIERHYQYTGSGKAAHILAHWDEYIGKFVKVIPRNYKLMIETIKLMEQSGLSQDEAMMAAFEAVAKRKKAAVNESMVLQAVAK
- a CDS encoding glutamate synthase subunit beta is translated as MGKITGFMEYTREEETKRDPLSRLEDWKEYAFPFSDGVLARQGARCMDCGTPFCHMGLELNGLTSGCPIHNLIPEWNDLVYRGRWKEALERLLKTNNFPEFTGRVCPAPCEGSCTVAISDPAVAIKGIERAIIDKGFAEGWIQPRIPQKRTGKKVAVVGSGPAGLACADQLNQAGHSVTVYERADRIGGLLMYGIPNMKLEKEVVERRVRLLEQEGITFVTNTEVGKDITAEELRSQYDAVVLCIGAQKHRDLVIEGRELEGVHFAMDYLTGVTKSLLDSNFADGNFIDAKDKHVIVIGGGDTGADCVATALRQGCKSVVQFGKHPALPKERSENNPWPQYPLVFTLDYAYEEAKAKFGADPRQYCIQTKKIVGDEYGRVKELHTIQMEKIVDENGKAIFKEIPGTEQVWPCDLVFIAIGFEGPEQSILQQFGVETVNNKVKAPYGKYTTNVEGVFAAGDARRGQSLIVWAIHEGREAAREVDRFLMGTTNLP
- a CDS encoding sigma-54-dependent Fis family transcriptional regulator encodes the protein MDIVDPSRREVWQRFVREGILDQARMNKRIAESWYLCRQNNVNPFDGKGKIILAAPLLAERKKRNQRLLHIAMPILEKLQKYFQETKSILLLIDPEGYVLYAKGNQQAMEMAEAIKFVEGVKWTEDEVGTNAIGTSLRIREPITIAGLDHYSVASHQWCCSAAPIYDENRELAGIIDVSYPVNHYPFHDHVLATVVAAAYTIEQQFHMQAKEDELELLKHACNMKNPDSPVVICNNKGNIVWVSRCLRTSFSNMLDQSLENVCGDHWVIKSKTPIYSSVHHDMIGYRVMLQKTENHDFNFISTTFHFAGVIGKSAAFANVIKSCEKVAKTDATVHITGETGTGKELIARAIHQNSRRKNRPFVAINCGAIPKELIGSELFGYEEGAFTGAKRTGHKGKFVQANGGTIFLDEIGEIPPEMQIALLRVLQEREVVPIGGIKPIPVDIRVITATHCDLYQLVREGKLREDLFYRIYVYPIKVPALRERKEDIPFLIQYYCQKNNWPVSFSNEVIQLFMTYHWPGNIRELFNVLERIRIEYGDHIPSIPELKSMFIGWENQGEHRKSEQKTLSYREQIEKNHMMEMLEKTKGDIARAAAELNIPRSTFYRKLKKYHLI